A DNA window from Gigantopelta aegis isolate Gae_Host chromosome 4, Gae_host_genome, whole genome shotgun sequence contains the following coding sequences:
- the LOC121370019 gene encoding protein FAM98B-like, which translates to MLKESVLVLLVCLVAASAAGWGGSWGFGGYGKMGMGGHGGGLVWGGGHGGWGGKGGWGGSWGGKGGWGGYGSWGGNGGWGNGGHGGHGNGGHGGHGNSGHGGGGHGNDVYYGYYDNSYDNTYKSYDDSYNNYDQYY; encoded by the coding sequence atGCTGAAGGAATCAGTTCTGGTCCTATTGGTCTGTTTGGTTGCTGCTTCCGCCGCTGGCTGGGGAGGAAGTTGGGGATTCGGAGGATACGGAAAAATGGGTATGGGAGGACACGGAGGAGGATTGGTTTGGGGAGGCGGACACGGAGGCTGGGGAGGCAAAGGAGGTTGGGGAGGAAGCTGGGGAGGCAAAGGAGGTTGGGGAGGTTATGGAAGCTGGGGAGGAAATGGAGGCTGGGGCAACGGCGGACACGGTGGACACGGCAACGGCGGACACGGTGGACACGGCAACAGCGGACATGGCGGTGGTGGACACGGCAATGATGTATATTATGGCTACTATGACAACAGCTATGACAATACATACAAATCTTACGACGATAGTTACAACAATTACGATCAGTACTACTGA